In the Apteryx mantelli isolate bAptMan1 chromosome 1, bAptMan1.hap1, whole genome shotgun sequence genome, one interval contains:
- the GYG2 gene encoding glycogenin-2 isoform X3, with protein MSVTDQAFVTLATGDVYCQGALVLGQSLRNHRTSRKLAILITPEVSSGMRSVLRSVFDEVIEVDALGSADSVHLAVLQRPELGVTFTKLHCWTLTHYNKCVFMDADTLVLCNVDELFDREEFSAAPDSGWPDCFNSGVFVFRPSLKTYNLLLQFAEEHGSFDGGDQGLLNSFFSNWATTDIDKHLPFIYNLSSSAVYTYVPAFNHFGRDAKVVHFLGLTKPWNYKYNLQTRRVMQDSTTSGSLHQLSFLALWWNIYSASILPLLEKPQKMEESESEECKYTFNGVEIILKKVSPPVANSLQMPALPERTYETYPTTCSPEELIFKAKCCLRKLLLTFL; from the exons TAACGGATCAAGCCTTTGTGACCCTTGCTACCGGTGATGTTTATTGTCAAGGAGCTCTGGTTCTTGGACAGTCCTTGCGGAACCATAGGACATCTAGAAAATTGGCAATACTAATTACACCAGAGGTTTCCAGTGGGATGAG GTCTGTCCTCCGCAGCGTGTTTGATGAAGTAATTGAGGTAGATGCACTTGGCAGTGCTGACTCGGTCCATTTGGCTGTGTTACAGAGGCCAGAACTGGGTGTAACCTTCACTAAGCTTCACTGTTGGACTCTTACTCATTATAACAAATGTGTCTTCATGGATGCAGATACTTTG GTGTTATGCAATGTTGATGAACTGTTTGATCGAGAAGAGTTTTCAGCCGCTCCTGATTCTGGCTGGCCTGACTGCTTCAATAGTGGTGTATTTGTGTTCCGACCTTCTTTAAAAACTTACAACCTTCTGCTCCAGTTTGCAGAAGAACATGGCAGCTTTGATG gggGTGATCAAGGCTTGTTGAATAGTTTCTTCAGTAACTGGGCAACAACAGATATTGACAAACACTTACCTTTCATCTATAACTTAAGCAGCAGTGCTGTATACACCTATGTTCCTGCTTTCAATCA TTTTGGTAGAGATGCCAAAGTTGTTCACTTTTTGGGGCTGACAAAGCCCTGGAACTACAAATACAACCTTCAAACAAGGAGAGTTATGCAGGATAGCACCACCTCTGGATCTTTGCATCAGCTGTCATTTCTTGCCCTCTGGTGGAACATATACAGTGCCAGTATATTGCCTTTGTTAGAAAAACCTCAAAAGATGGAAGAGTCAGAATCTGAGGAATGTAAG TACACATTCAATGGAGTTGAAATTATACTAAAAAAGGTCAGTCCTCCTGTGGCCAATTCACTGCAAATGCCTGCGCTTCCAGAGAGGACATATGAAACATACCCCACAACATGTTCACCTGAGGAACTCATTTTCAAAGCA aagtgTTGTCTCAGAAAACTGCTCCTCACATTTCTCTGA
- the GYG2 gene encoding glycogenin-2 isoform X1 has protein sequence MSVTDQAFVTLATGDVYCQGALVLGQSLRNHRTSRKLAILITPEVSSGMRSVLRSVFDEVIEVDALGSADSVHLAVLQRPELGVTFTKLHCWTLTHYNKCVFMDADTLVLCNVDELFDREEFSAAPDSGWPDCFNSGVFVFRPSLKTYNLLLQFAEEHGSFDGGDQGLLNSFFSNWATTDIDKHLPFIYNLSSSAVYTYVPAFNHFGRDAKVVHFLGLTKPWNYKYNLQTRRVMQDSTTSGSLHQLSFLALWWNIYSASILPLLEKPQKMEESESEECKYTFNGVEIILKKVSPPVANSLQMPALPERTYETYPTTCSPEELIFKAQPVCEVEQRGSNVHLSESDRSSEQDMLHRTFQEASKLNEVTHAVSELSIHLKPEEPNAEDERRKWEEGRMDYMGKDAFEHIKKKLDAFLY, from the exons TAACGGATCAAGCCTTTGTGACCCTTGCTACCGGTGATGTTTATTGTCAAGGAGCTCTGGTTCTTGGACAGTCCTTGCGGAACCATAGGACATCTAGAAAATTGGCAATACTAATTACACCAGAGGTTTCCAGTGGGATGAG GTCTGTCCTCCGCAGCGTGTTTGATGAAGTAATTGAGGTAGATGCACTTGGCAGTGCTGACTCGGTCCATTTGGCTGTGTTACAGAGGCCAGAACTGGGTGTAACCTTCACTAAGCTTCACTGTTGGACTCTTACTCATTATAACAAATGTGTCTTCATGGATGCAGATACTTTG GTGTTATGCAATGTTGATGAACTGTTTGATCGAGAAGAGTTTTCAGCCGCTCCTGATTCTGGCTGGCCTGACTGCTTCAATAGTGGTGTATTTGTGTTCCGACCTTCTTTAAAAACTTACAACCTTCTGCTCCAGTTTGCAGAAGAACATGGCAGCTTTGATG gggGTGATCAAGGCTTGTTGAATAGTTTCTTCAGTAACTGGGCAACAACAGATATTGACAAACACTTACCTTTCATCTATAACTTAAGCAGCAGTGCTGTATACACCTATGTTCCTGCTTTCAATCA TTTTGGTAGAGATGCCAAAGTTGTTCACTTTTTGGGGCTGACAAAGCCCTGGAACTACAAATACAACCTTCAAACAAGGAGAGTTATGCAGGATAGCACCACCTCTGGATCTTTGCATCAGCTGTCATTTCTTGCCCTCTGGTGGAACATATACAGTGCCAGTATATTGCCTTTGTTAGAAAAACCTCAAAAGATGGAAGAGTCAGAATCTGAGGAATGTAAG TACACATTCAATGGAGTTGAAATTATACTAAAAAAGGTCAGTCCTCCTGTGGCCAATTCACTGCAAATGCCTGCGCTTCCAGAGAGGACATATGAAACATACCCCACAACATGTTCACCTGAGGAACTCATTTTCAAAGCA CAACCTGTATGTGAAGTTGAACAACGTGGTTCTAACGTCCATCTGTCTGAGTCTGACAGATCTTCAGAACAAGATATGCTTCATCGAACATTTCAGGAAGCCTCAAAACTG AATGAGGTTACACACGCTGTTTCAGAGCTGTCTATTCACCTCAAACCAGAAGAACCAAATGCAGAAGATGAACGGAGAAAATGGGAGGAAGGGCGAATGGACTATATGGGGAAAGATGCTTTTGAACATATCAAAAAGAAGTTGGATGCATTTTTATATTAA
- the GYG2 gene encoding glycogenin-2 isoform X2: protein MSVTDQAFVTLATGDVYCQGALVLGQSLRNHRTSRKLAILITPEVSSGMRSVLRSVFDEVIEVDALGSADSVHLAVLQRPELGVTFTKLHCWTLTHYNKCVFMDADTLVLCNVDELFDREEFSAAPDSGWPDCFNSGVFVFRPSLKTYNLLLQFAEEHGSFDGGDQGLLNSFFSNWATTDIDKHLPFIYNLSSSAVYTYVPAFNHFGRDAKVVHFLGLTKPWNYKYNLQTRRVMQDSTTSGSLHQLSFLALWWNIYSASILPLLEKPQKMEESESEECKYTFNGVEIILKKVSPPVANSLQMPALPERTYETYPTTCSPEELIFKAQPVCEVEQRGSNVHLSESDRSSEQDMLHRTFQEASKLVRCRLGSKQAYIW, encoded by the exons TAACGGATCAAGCCTTTGTGACCCTTGCTACCGGTGATGTTTATTGTCAAGGAGCTCTGGTTCTTGGACAGTCCTTGCGGAACCATAGGACATCTAGAAAATTGGCAATACTAATTACACCAGAGGTTTCCAGTGGGATGAG GTCTGTCCTCCGCAGCGTGTTTGATGAAGTAATTGAGGTAGATGCACTTGGCAGTGCTGACTCGGTCCATTTGGCTGTGTTACAGAGGCCAGAACTGGGTGTAACCTTCACTAAGCTTCACTGTTGGACTCTTACTCATTATAACAAATGTGTCTTCATGGATGCAGATACTTTG GTGTTATGCAATGTTGATGAACTGTTTGATCGAGAAGAGTTTTCAGCCGCTCCTGATTCTGGCTGGCCTGACTGCTTCAATAGTGGTGTATTTGTGTTCCGACCTTCTTTAAAAACTTACAACCTTCTGCTCCAGTTTGCAGAAGAACATGGCAGCTTTGATG gggGTGATCAAGGCTTGTTGAATAGTTTCTTCAGTAACTGGGCAACAACAGATATTGACAAACACTTACCTTTCATCTATAACTTAAGCAGCAGTGCTGTATACACCTATGTTCCTGCTTTCAATCA TTTTGGTAGAGATGCCAAAGTTGTTCACTTTTTGGGGCTGACAAAGCCCTGGAACTACAAATACAACCTTCAAACAAGGAGAGTTATGCAGGATAGCACCACCTCTGGATCTTTGCATCAGCTGTCATTTCTTGCCCTCTGGTGGAACATATACAGTGCCAGTATATTGCCTTTGTTAGAAAAACCTCAAAAGATGGAAGAGTCAGAATCTGAGGAATGTAAG TACACATTCAATGGAGTTGAAATTATACTAAAAAAGGTCAGTCCTCCTGTGGCCAATTCACTGCAAATGCCTGCGCTTCCAGAGAGGACATATGAAACATACCCCACAACATGTTCACCTGAGGAACTCATTTTCAAAGCA CAACCTGTATGTGAAGTTGAACAACGTGGTTCTAACGTCCATCTGTCTGAGTCTGACAGATCTTCAGAACAAGATATGCTTCATCGAACATTTCAGGAAGCCTCAAAACTG GTCAGGTGCAGACTGGGATCCAAGCAGGCCTACATATGGTAG